A genomic stretch from Falco cherrug isolate bFalChe1 chromosome 1, bFalChe1.pri, whole genome shotgun sequence includes:
- the MYO18A gene encoding unconventional myosin-XVIIIa isoform X2 produces the protein MFNLMKKDKEKDGARKEKKEKKEKKERMSAAELKSLEEMSMRRGFFNLNRASKRDSKTRLEISNPIPIKVASGSDLHLTDIDSDSNRGSVILDSGHLSTASSSDDLKVDDANFKGSVLQRAAKFGSLAKQNSQMIVKRFSFSQKSRDESTSETSTPSEHSAAPSPQVEVRMLETQLSKQGVPQGHPCTPPATSLRARVPELVSKRFPAELRLPALVPPQPPTPRQLELQRRNTGDFGFSLRRTTMLDRAPDGQVYRRVVHFAEPGAGTKDLALGLVPGDRLVEINGRNVESKSRDEIVEMIRQSGETVQLKVQPILELSELSRCWLRGGQGTRRAAWDKLQPGEKRPTPMKTTPASPQQAPPSPTSCPSPSEEAQRRLERIFTTSLDPAASASAPSQVPYPHPQEPSASTSDAPPSSVCRWAGICARASCWSGQADDAPAAAFGPVPAAAQAKTEEQIAAEEAWYETEKVWLVHRDGFSLGSQLRLEEGVPLPEGKVKVKLDHDGTVLEVEEDDVEKANPPSCDRVEDLASLLYLNESSVLHTLRQRYGGNLLHTYAGPTMVIINPLSSPSMYSEKVMHMFKGCRREDTSPHIYAVAQAAYRSMLMSRQDQAVVLLGASGSGKTTNCQHLVQYLTTIAGSTGKVFSVEKWQALYTILEAFGNSSTGMNGNATRFSQIISLDFDQAGQVASASIQTLLLEKLRVTKRPANEATFNIFYYLLACSDSTLRTELHFNHLAENNVFGIVPLSKPEEKQKATQQFNKLQAAMKVMGISSDEQKAFWLVLGAIYHLGAAGATKAGRKQFARHEWAQKAAYLLGCSLEELSSSIFKHQPKGTLQRSTSFRQGPDEPPLGDSGTGPKLTALECLEGMAAGLYSELFTLLISLLNRALKSSQHSVCSVTVVDTPGAQNPELAGQSRGATFEELCHNYTQERLQLLFHQRTFARELERYKEENIELALADAEPGSSGSIAAVDQPSHQALVRSLARTDEARGLLWLLEEEALQPGGNEDTLLERLFSYYGPQEGGKKGHNPLLPSDKPRHFLLGHSSGTNWVEYDATGWLNHVKHNPASQNASVLLQESQKKVISSLFAGRGGSALVLSGSVAGLEGGSQLALRRATSMRKTFTTGVAAVKKKSLCIQIKLQVDALIDSIKKSKLHFVHCFLPKAAGGGGDPRALPCRRVSGSELELPAEHCEAGLMQLDVPLLRAQLRGSRLLDTLRMYRQGYPDHMVFAEFRRRFDVLAPHLTKKHGRNYIVVDEKRAVEELLESLDLEKSSYHMGLSRVFFRAGSLARLEEQRDAQTSRNITLFQAACRGFLARQQFKKRKIQDLAIRCVQKNIKKNKGVKGWPWWKLFTTVRPLIEVQLTEDQIRGKDEEIQQLKSKLEKVEKERNELRLNSDRLESRITELTSELTDERNTGESASQLLDAETAERLRAEKEMKDLQAKYDALKKQMESMEMEVMEARLIRAAELNGELDDDDSGGEWRLKYERAVREIDFTKKRLQQELEDKLEVEQQGKRQLERRLTDLQADSEESQRALQQLKKKCQRLAAELQDTKLHLEGQQGRNHDLEKKQRRFDTELSQAHEEAQRERLQREKLSREKDVLVAEVFGLKQLLEDKDSDIAGLTQKAEALEAELQDISSQESKDEASLAKVKKQLRDLEAKVKDQEEELDEQAGTIQMLEQAKLRLEMEMERLRQTHAKEVESRDEEVEEIRQSCQKKLKQMEVQLEEEYEDKQKVLREKRELESKLSAVSEQANQRDFETEKRLRRDLKRTKALLADAQIMLDHLKNNAPSKREIAQLKNQLEESEFTCAAAVKARKSMEVEIEDLHLQIDDLAKAKAGLEEQLSRLQREKNEVQSRLEEDQEDMNELMKKHKAAVAQASRDLAQMNDLQAQLEEVNKEKQELQEKLQGLQSQLEFLEQSMVDKSLVSRQEAKIRELETRLEFERTQVKRLESLATRLKENMEKLTEERDQRAAAENREKEQNKRLQRQLRDVKEEMGELAKKEAEASRKKHELEMDLESLEAANQSLQSDLKLAFKRIGDLQAAIEDEMESDSNEDLINSLQDMVAKYQKRKSKLDGDSDVDSELEDRVDGVKSWLSKNKGSSKALSDDGSLKGSSPPSSRHTFTYDRWDEEQDTGESTRRYSHSSPSASEADSRATETPA, from the exons ATGTTCAACTTGATGAAAaaggacaaggagaaggatgggGCCCgaaaggagaagaaggaaaagaaggagaagaaggagcgGATGTCGGCGGCTGAACTGAAGAGCTTGGAGGAGATGAGCATGCGCCGGGGCTTCTTCAACCTCAACCGTGCCTCCAAGCGGGACTCCAAGACCCGCCTGGAGATCTCCAACCCCATCCCCATTAAGGTGGCCAGTGGCTCCGACCTGCATCTCACAGATATCGACTCCGACAGCAACCGGGGCAGCGTCATCTTGGACTCAGGCCACCTGAGCACGGCCAGCTCCAGCGATGATCTCAAGGTGGACGATGCCAACTTCAAGGGCTCGGTGCTGCAGCGGGCGGCCAAGTTTGGCTCGTTGGCCAAGCAGAACTCACAGATGATTGTCAAACGTTTCTCCTTCTCCCAGAAGAGCCGGGATGAGAGCACCTCAGAGACATCCACCCCCTCCGAGCActcagcagccccctccccacaggtGGAGGTGCGCATGCTGGAGACCCAGCTTTCCAAGCAAGGGGTCCCCCAAGGACACCCCTGCAcccctcctgccacctccctgcgTGCCAGGGTGCCGGAGCTCGTTAGCAAGAGGTTTCCTGCTGAGCTGCGGCTGCCCGCCTTGgtgcccccgcagccccccaccccacggcagctggagctgcagaggcGCAACACTGGTGATTTTGGCTTCTCCCTACGCCGCACCACCATGCTGGACCGGGCGCCCGACGGGCAGGTGTACCGACGTGTCGTGCACTTTGCTGAACCTGGAGCTGGCACCAAAGACTTGGCGTTGGGGTTGGTGCCTGGTGACCGGTTGGTGGAGATCAATGGACGAAATGTGGAGAGCAAATCCCGGGATGAGATCGTGGAGATGATCCGGCAGTCGGGGGAGACGGTGCAGCTGAAGGTGCAGCCCATCCTGGAGCTGAGTGAGCTGAGCCGCTGCTGGCTGCGGGGTGGCCAGGGGACACGCCGCGCTGCTTGGGAT AAGCTGCAGCCTGGTGAGAAGCGGCCAACCCCCATGAAAACCACCCCGGCATCCCCCCAGCAG gctccccccagccccacgtcCTGCCCGAGCCCGTCAGAGGAGGCACAGCGCCGGCTGGAGAGGATCTTCACCACTTCT CTGGACCCCGCCGCCTCTGCCTCGGCACCCAGCCAGGTACCGTACCCCCATCCTCAGGAGCCCTCTGCCTCCACCAGCGATGCCCCACCATCCTCTGTCTGCCGCTGGGCTGGCATCTGCGCCCGTGCCTCATGCTGGAGC GGTCAAGCGGACGATGCCCCGGCAGCCGCCTTTGGCCCcgtccctgctgcagctcag GCCAAGACGGAGGAGCAGATAGCCGCCGAGGAGGCCTGGTATGAGACAGAGAAGGTGTGGCTGGTGCACAGAGATGGCTTCTCCTTGG gcagccagctgcggCTGGAGGAGGGTGTCCCCCTGCCCGAGGGCAAGGTGAAGGTGAAGCTGGACCATGATGGAACCGTtctggaggtggaggaggacGATGTGGAGAAG GCAAACCCCCCCTCCTGTGACCGCGTGGAGGACCTCGCCAGCCTCCTCTACCTCAACGAGTCCAGCGTGCTGCACACGCTGCGGCAGCGCTACGGTGGAAACCTCCTGCACACCTACGCCGGCCCCACCATGGTCATCATCAACCCACTGAGCTCCCCCTCCATGTATTCTGAGAAG GTCATGCACATGTTCAAAGGGTGCCGCAGGGAGGACACGTCCCCGCACATCTACGCGGTGGCCCAGGCTGCCTACCGCAGCATGCTGATGAGCCGCCAGGACCAAGCGGTCGTGCTGCTGGGCGCCAGTGGCAGCGGCAAAACCACCAACTGCCAACACCTTGTCCAGTACCTCACCACCATCGCTGGCAGCACTGGCAAGGTCTTCTCTG TGGAGAAGTGGCAGGCTCTCTACACCATCCTGGAGGCTTTTGGCAATAGCAGCACCGGCATGAATGGCAACGCCACCCGCTTCTCCCAGATCATCTCTCTGGACTTCGACCAGGCTGGGCAGGTGGCATCTGCCTCCATACAG acgctgctgctggagaagctgcGCGTCACGAAGCGCCCAGCCAACGAAGCAACCTTCAACATCTTCTACTACCTGCTGGCCTGCTCTGACAGCACCCTGCG GACTGAGCTTCATTTCAACCACTTGGCAGAGAACAACGTCTTTGGCATCGTGCCCCTCTCCAAG CcggaggaaaagcagaaggcGACCCAGCAGTTCAACAAGCTTCAGGCTGCCATGAAGGTGATGGGCATCTCCAGCGATGAGCAGAAAGCCTTCTGGCTTGTCCTGGGGGCCATTTATCATCTGGGGGCCGCCGGGGCCACAAAAG CTGGAAGGAAGCAGTTTGCACGGCACGAGTGGGCTCAGAAAGCCGCTTacctgctgggctgcagcctggaggAGCTCTCCTCCTCCATCTTCAAGCACCAGCCCAAGGGTACCCTGCAGCGATCCACCTCCTTCCGGCAGGGCCCCGATGAGCCCCCCCTGGGTGACAGCGGTACAG GTCCCAAGCTGACAGCACTGGAGTGCCTGGAGGGCATGGCGGCCGGCTTGTACTCTGAGCTCTTCACCCTCCTCATCTCCCTCCTCAACAG GGCGCTGAAATCGAGCCAGCACTCGGTGTGCTCGGTGACGGTGGTGGACACCCCGGGGGCGCAGAACCCCgagctggcagggcagagccggGGGGCCACCTTCGAGGAGCTTTGCCACAACTACACCCAGGAGCgcctgcagctgctcttccaCCAGCGCACCTTCGCCCGCGAGCTGGAGCGCTACAAGGAG GAGAACATAGAGCTTGCCCTGGCTGATGCCGAGCCCGGCTCCTCTGGCTCCATAGCTGCTGTAGACCAGCCCTCGCACCAGGCACTG GTCCGGTCACTGGCCCGCACAGACGAGGCGcgggggctgctgtggctgctggaggaggaggcGCTGCAGCCAGGCGGCAACGAGGACACCTTGCTGGAGCGGCTCTTCTCCTACTACGGCCCCCAGGAAGGGGGCAAGAAAG GGCACAACCCGCTGCTCCCCAGTGACAAGCCCCGACATTTCCTTCTGGGCCACAGCTCGGGGACCAACTGGGTGGAGTACGATGCCACGGGCTGGCTCAACCACGTCAAGCACAACCCGGCCTCCCAAAATGCCTCCGTCCTGCTGCAGGAGTCACAGAA GAAGGTCATCAGCAGCCTGTTTGCGGGCCGTGGCGGGTCAGCGCTGGTGCTGTCGGGCTcggtggcagggctggagggggggtCCCAGCTGGCCCTGCGCCGGGCCACCAGCATGCGGAAGACCTTCACCACCGGCGTGGCTGCTGTCAAGAAGAAATCCCTCTGCATCCAGATCAAGCTGCAAGTG GACGCCCTCATTGACAGCATCAAGAAGTCCAAGCTCCACTTTGTGCACTGCTTCCTGCCCaaggcggcggggggcggcggggacccCCGGGCTCTGCCGTGCCGGCGGGTGAGCGGCAGTGAACTGGAGCTGCCGGCGGAGCACTGCGAGGCCGGGCTCATGCAGCTGGACGTGCCCCTCCTGCGTGCCCAGCTCCGCGGCTCCCGCCTGCTCGACACCCTCCGCATGTACCGCCAAG GGTATCCCGACCACATGGTTTTTGCGGAGTTCAGGCGGCGCTTTGACGTCCTGGCCCCACACCTGACCAAGAAGCACGGGCGCAACTACATCGTCGTGGATGAGAAGCGG gCGGTGGAGGAGCTCCTGGAGTCACTGGacctggagaagagcagctaCCACATGGGCTTGAGCCGG GTGTTTTTCCGAGCTGGATCACTagccaggctggaggagcagagggacGCGCAGACCAGCAGGAACATCACCCTCTTCCAGGCAGCGTGCAGGGGCTTCTTGGCACGGCAGCAGTTCAAGAAAAGGAAG ATCCAGGATTTGGCCATCCGCTGCGTGCAGAAGAACATCAAGAAGAACAAGGGGGTGAAGGGCTGGCCCTGGTGGAAGCTTTTCACCACCGTGCGGCCCCTCATCGAGGTGCAGCTCACCGAGGACCAGATCCGCGGCAAAGAC GAAGAGATCCAGCAGCTGAAGAGCAAACTCGAGAAGGTGGAGAAAGAGCGTAACGAGCTCCGGCTCAACAGCGACCGCCTGGAGAGCAGG ATCACAGAGCTGACATCGGAGCTGACAGACGAGCGGAACACCGGCGAGTCGgcctcccagctgctggacGCCGAGACGGCTGAGAGGCTGCGGGCCGAGAAGGAGATGAAGGACCTGCAG gCCAAGTACGATGCTCTGAAGAAGCAGATGGAGTCCATGGAGATGGAGGTGATGGAGGCTCGGCTCATCCGGGCGGCCGAGCTCAACGGGGAGCTCGACGATGATGATTCAG GTGGCGAATGGCGGCTGAAATATGAGCGGGCGGTGCGGGAGATCGACTTCACTAAGAAacggctgcagcaggagctggaggacaAGCTGGAGGTGGAGCAGCAGGGCAAGAGGCAGCTGGAGCGGAGG ctgaCGGACCTGCAGGCAGACAGCGAGGAGAGCCAGCGGGCGCTGCAGCAGCTAAAGAAGAAGTGCCAGCGCCTGGCCGCGGAGCTGCAGGACACCAAGCTGCACCTCGAGGGACAGCAAGGACGCAACCATGACCTGGAGAAGAAGCAGCGGAG GTTTGACACCGAGCTCTCGCAGGCGCACGAGGAGGCCCAGCGGGAGAGGCTGCAGCGGGAGAAGCTGAGCCGTGAGAAGGACGTGCTGGTGGCTGAGGTCTTCGGCCtcaagcagctgctggag GACAAGGATTCGGACATTGCGGGGCTGACACAGAAGGCGGAGGCGCtggaggctgagctgcaggacaTCTCCTCCCAGGAGTCGAAGGATGAAGCCTCCCTGGCCAAGgtgaagaagcagctgagggacctGGAGGCGAAGGTCAAAGaccaggaggaggaactggaCGAGCAGGCTGGGACCATCcagatgctggagcag GCCAAGCTGCGGCTGGAGATGGAGATGGAGCGGCTGCGGCAGACCCACGCCAAGGAGGTGGAGAGCCGTGACGAGGAGGTGGAGGAGATTCGGCAGTCGTGCCAGAAGAAG CTGAAGCAGATGGaggtgcagctggaggaggagtaCGAGGACAAGCAGAAGGTACTGAGAGAGAAACGGGAGCTGGAGAGCAAGTTATCTGCTGTCAGCGAGCAG GCCAACCAGCGGGACTTCGAGACGGAAAAGCGCCTGCGCCGGGACCTGAAGAGGACAAAGGCGCTGCTGGCTGATGCACAGATCATGCTGGACCACCTGAAGAACAATGCACCCAGCAAGAGGGAGATCGCCCAGCTCAAGAACCAG ctggaggagtcGGAGTTCACCTGTGCGGCTGCTGTTAAGGCCCGCAAGTCCATGGAGGTGGAGATTGAAGACCTCCACCTGCAGATCGACGATCTTGCCAAGGCCAAGGCAGGG ctggaggagcagctgagccGGCTGCAGCGGGAGAAGAATGAGGTGCAGAGTCGGCTGGAGGAGGACCAGGAGGACATGAATGAGCTGATGAAGAAGCACAAGGCGGCTGTGGCCCAG GCGTCCCGGGACCTGGCGCAGATGAATGACctccaggcacagctggaggaggtcaacaaggagaagcaggagctgcAAGAGAAG CTGCAAGGCTTGCAGAGCCAGCTGGAATTCCTGGAGCAATCCATGGTGGACAAGTCGCTAGTGAGCCGGCAAGAGGCCAAGATCCGCGAGCTGGAGACCAGGCTGGAGTTTGAGCGGACACAAGTCAAGCGCCTGGAG AGCCTGGCCACGCGGCTGAAGGAGAACATGGAGAAGCTGACGGAGGAGCGAGATCAGCGCGCAGCCGCCGAGAACCGGGAGAAGGAGCAGAACAAGCGGCTGCAGCGACAGCTCCGCGATGTCAAGGAGGAGATGGGTGAGCTGGCCAAGAAGGAGGCAGAGGCCAGCCGCAAGAAGCACGAGCTG GAGATGGACCTGGAGAGCCTGGAAGCTGCCAACCAGAGCCTGCAGTCAGACCTGAAGCTGGCCTTCAAGCGCATCGGGGACCTGCAGGCGGCCATCGAGGATGAGATGGAGAGTGACAGCAACGAGGACCTCATCAACAG TTTGCAGGACATGGTGGCAAAgtatcagaaaagaaagagtaaacT TGATGGTGACTCAGACGTGGACTCAGAGCTGGAGGACCGTGTGGACGGGGTGAAGTCCTGGCTCTCCAAGAACAAAGGCTCCTCCAAAGCGCTCTCGGATGATGGCAGCCTGAAGGGCAGCAG cccccccagctcccggcACACCTTCACCTACGACAGATGGGACGAGGAGCAGGACACCGGGGAAAGCACACGCCGCTACTCCCACAGCTCCCCCAGCGCCAGCGAGGCAGACAGCCGGGCCACCGAGACCCCTGCCTAG